From Gemmatimonadota bacterium, a single genomic window includes:
- a CDS encoding 2,3-bisphosphoglycerate-independent phosphoglycerate mutase codes for MRKVLLVILDGWGHSDFEGAASEGNAIELAGVPRFRSMYECRPRTRLTCSGEDVGLPAGQMGNSEVGHLNLGAGRIVYQAIARVDRAIEDGSLKERLGLDALVAGLRERGGALHIAGLVSDGGVHSHLRHFAAVMELLPEDLPVRVHCITDGRDTSPTGGIEFVGRIDRLCARSDEWAIASVIGRYWAMDRDKRWERTRRAFDLIVGGQADAWADGFELLRLSYEAGVTDEFVEPTGIRGVAEMGVEERDAVLLLNFRGDRMRQLTAALTRPDFDAFERARGRPVDVVTLTEYEAALPVAVAFPREHVKLCLAEVLADAGRPQLKVAETEKYAHVTYFFNGGEEAPFDGEYRTLIPSPKVATYDLQPEMSARGVADAVLEGMRACTYDFILVNFANPDMVGHTGRIRAASAAVEAVDACLGDLLDAIHESPEWVALVTADHGNCEMMLDEEGNVHTAHTTEPVDFVIVDPRSSGRHIGGPGRLADVAPTVLDLMGIAAPAEMTGVSLVAERGGEDTG; via the coding sequence ATGAGAAAAGTGCTCTTGGTTATTCTCGACGGCTGGGGCCATTCCGACTTCGAAGGCGCTGCGAGCGAGGGCAACGCGATCGAGCTCGCTGGTGTTCCGCGGTTTCGTTCGATGTACGAGTGCCGTCCGCGCACCAGGCTCACCTGCTCCGGCGAGGACGTCGGCTTGCCCGCCGGCCAGATGGGCAACAGCGAGGTCGGACATCTCAACCTCGGCGCGGGCCGCATCGTGTATCAGGCCATCGCGCGGGTCGATCGCGCGATCGAAGACGGCTCTCTGAAGGAGCGATTGGGGCTCGACGCCCTCGTCGCCGGGCTCCGCGAACGAGGGGGTGCCCTCCACATCGCGGGGCTCGTCTCGGACGGTGGTGTGCACAGTCACCTGCGGCACTTCGCTGCGGTCATGGAGTTGCTGCCGGAGGATCTTCCGGTGCGCGTGCACTGCATCACGGACGGCCGCGACACGTCGCCGACCGGGGGCATCGAGTTCGTAGGACGGATCGATCGGCTTTGCGCCCGCAGCGACGAGTGGGCGATCGCTTCGGTGATCGGGAGATACTGGGCGATGGACCGGGACAAGCGCTGGGAACGGACTCGACGGGCGTTCGATCTCATCGTGGGAGGCCAGGCGGACGCGTGGGCCGACGGCTTCGAGTTATTGCGACTGAGCTACGAGGCCGGTGTCACGGACGAGTTCGTCGAGCCGACCGGGATCCGGGGCGTGGCAGAGATGGGGGTCGAGGAACGCGACGCCGTGCTGCTTCTCAATTTCCGAGGGGATCGCATGCGGCAGCTCACCGCTGCGCTCACGCGCCCCGACTTCGACGCCTTCGAGCGGGCCCGCGGTCGGCCCGTCGATGTCGTGACTTTGACCGAGTATGAAGCGGCATTGCCCGTGGCGGTCGCGTTTCCACGCGAGCACGTGAAGCTGTGTCTAGCAGAGGTGTTAGCCGACGCGGGCCGTCCTCAGCTCAAGGTCGCGGAGACCGAGAAGTACGCGCACGTCACCTACTTCTTCAACGGCGGGGAAGAGGCACCGTTCGACGGCGAATACCGCACGCTCATTCCCTCGCCCAAGGTCGCGACGTACGACCTCCAGCCGGAAATGAGCGCCCGCGGCGTCGCAGACGCCGTGCTCGAAGGCATGCGAGCATGCACGTACGACTTCATCCTCGTGAACTTCGCCAACCCCGACATGGTCGGTCATACGGGCCGGATCCGCGCGGCCTCGGCCGCGGTGGAGGCGGTGGATGCTTGCCTCGGGGATCTGCTCGACGCGATCCACGAGAGCCCGGAGTGGGTGGCGCTCGTCACGGCGGACCACGGCAACTGTGAGATGATGCTGGACGAGGAGGGCAACGTGCACACCGCCCACACGACAGAGCCCGTCGACTTCGTCATTGTCGATCCGCGGAGTTCCGGCCGCCATATCGGTGGACCGGGAAGGCTGGCGGACGTGGCGCCGACCGTCCTGGATCTGATGGGCATCGCCGCGCCGGCGGAGATGACGGGAGTCAGCCTGGTCGCCGAACGGGGCGGGGAGGATACCGGCTGA
- a CDS encoding insulinase family protein, with translation MSALDRTRPPTSGSIRNFDFPDVERCTLSNGLDLRVCKLSRLPVVSTNLFFRAGEGQLVESRAGLAVLTGDALEGGTRKRSGTELAEALERIGARLGVSTGWEGTSVSMSCLADRLEEALGLLAEAVLEPAFPEEEVNRAREQQLAAIRQRAMDPSALASTEASRRYFVAGIPYARPQDGTEKSIGTVKRGLLSDFADACYRPLGGGLIVAGDLDPDEIEMMANHRLGAWTGAPPAEEEFRVDPATRERRVWVVHREGSVQSEVRVGHVGTDRATPDYFSLSVANMLLGGSFTSRLNLNLREKNGFTYGVRSRFSFRSRPGPFSVSTSVGTDVTAPAIREIVRELEQLVDGGPTDEEVAAARDYAAGVFGLQLETAEQIASRISQLIVYSLPDDYYHTYRDRLRAVTPEEVAAAVRAHIRPDEVQVVVVGDADEIVAPLEALDLGPLEVAPAS, from the coding sequence ATGAGCGCGCTCGATCGTACCCGGCCACCGACGAGCGGCTCGATCCGCAACTTCGACTTCCCCGACGTCGAGCGCTGCACGCTGTCGAACGGGCTCGACCTCAGGGTGTGTAAGCTGTCTCGCCTGCCGGTCGTGAGTACCAACCTCTTCTTCCGAGCCGGTGAAGGTCAGCTCGTGGAGTCGCGTGCGGGCCTCGCTGTTCTGACTGGCGATGCGCTCGAGGGTGGGACCCGAAAGCGCAGCGGCACAGAGCTCGCGGAGGCGCTGGAGCGGATCGGCGCTCGACTCGGCGTTTCGACCGGGTGGGAGGGCACGAGTGTCTCGATGTCGTGCTTGGCAGATCGACTCGAGGAGGCCTTGGGCCTGCTCGCGGAGGCCGTGCTCGAGCCCGCCTTTCCGGAAGAGGAGGTGAACCGAGCGCGTGAGCAGCAGTTGGCCGCGATCCGGCAACGGGCCATGGATCCTTCGGCGCTCGCCTCGACGGAGGCGAGCCGTCGGTACTTCGTGGCAGGAATCCCGTATGCCCGCCCCCAAGATGGCACCGAGAAATCGATCGGGACGGTGAAGCGCGGTCTGCTGAGCGACTTCGCGGATGCGTGTTACCGTCCCCTGGGTGGTGGGCTGATCGTCGCGGGTGATCTCGATCCCGATGAGATCGAGATGATGGCGAACCATCGGCTGGGAGCTTGGACTGGCGCGCCTCCGGCGGAGGAGGAATTCCGCGTCGATCCCGCCACGAGGGAACGTCGAGTTTGGGTGGTGCACCGCGAAGGATCCGTGCAATCCGAGGTGCGCGTCGGTCATGTGGGCACGGACCGCGCGACGCCCGATTACTTCTCGTTGTCGGTGGCGAACATGCTCCTCGGCGGCTCGTTCACCAGCCGGCTGAACCTCAACCTGCGCGAGAAGAACGGGTTCACGTACGGCGTGCGTTCGCGCTTCAGCTTTCGCTCTCGCCCTGGCCCCTTCTCGGTCTCGACCTCCGTCGGCACCGATGTGACCGCACCAGCGATACGCGAGATCGTGAGAGAGCTCGAGCAGCTCGTCGACGGGGGACCGACCGATGAAGAAGTGGCAGCGGCGCGCGACTATGCGGCCGGGGTCTTCGGACTTCAGCTGGAGACCGCCGAGCAGATCGCATCGCGCATCTCGCAGCTCATCGTGTATAGCCTCCCGGACGACTACTATCACACGTATCGGGACCGACTCAGGGCGGTTACCCCCGAAGAAGTCGCGGCGGCGGTGAGAGCCCACATCCGTCCTGACGAGGTCCAGGTCGTCGTAGTCGGGGACGCCGATGAGATCGTGGCTCCACTCGAGGCTCTCGATTTGGGGCCCCTCGAAGTCGCCCCGGCATCGTGA
- a CDS encoding zf-HC2 domain-containing protein → MNCSDYVAALTDHLDGSALEEDVRGLEAHLESCAACRRYRAVVEKGAELLRALPEPELTEDFGPRLQHRLYHVDEEAALYGAASATPAMTVVGMALLLTAIAWSPTLRQRAPEIVLEPIVVDQPPVELPVRAASAMPGGMSLRPVSDFERGLWDDAHNLLYEYSPLSQRYGHRGRVRRAEIDQDR, encoded by the coding sequence ATGAACTGCTCGGACTACGTCGCTGCCCTCACCGACCACCTCGACGGGAGTGCCCTCGAGGAGGATGTGCGTGGGCTGGAAGCGCACCTCGAATCGTGCGCGGCGTGCCGTCGATATCGGGCAGTCGTCGAGAAGGGTGCGGAGCTGCTGCGCGCGCTTCCGGAGCCGGAGCTCACCGAGGACTTCGGCCCGCGACTTCAACATCGCCTGTACCACGTCGACGAAGAGGCGGCACTCTATGGTGCTGCTTCGGCGACCCCCGCGATGACCGTGGTCGGTATGGCCTTATTGCTCACGGCGATCGCGTGGTCGCCGACACTTCGGCAGAGAGCTCCGGAGATCGTGCTGGAGCCGATCGTAGTGGATCAGCCTCCCGTGGAGCTTCCGGTGCGTGCGGCGAGCGCGATGCCGGGTGGAATGTCGCTCCGGCCGGTTTCCGACTTCGAGCGTGGCCTCTGGGACGATGCTCACAACTTGCTCTACGAGTACTCTCCGCTGTCTCAGCGGTATGGGCATCGCGGCAGAGTGCGTCGAGCCGAGATCGATCAAGACCGGTAG
- a CDS encoding aminotransferase class I/II-fold pyridoxal phosphate-dependent enzyme, whose protein sequence is MRYTPFRMERYQSTYEHRVRYNLSESGVHPLTVGELLEIAGSDVSVADIRLGYGQSNGSDGLRELIANQYQGATAASVLVTVGGAEANFTCFWHLFETEGSAAIVLPTYGQVPGLLESFGSRLSAVNLVEEKGWQPDLDALEHALADGARFVLVTNPNNPTGVALTRESMDAIAALTLKHGAWIMADEVYAGAETGDEETPSFWGCHDRVLITNSLSKAYGLPGLRLGWIVGPPDQIGELWGRTDYTTIAPANVSDALACVALEPRTRARILERTRGIVRANLGLLESWMAEQNGRFSYQPPDAGAICYTRYDAPINSTDFAEKLRTEKDVLVVPGDHFGMDHYLRIGFGNPEHELLEALGLVREAFDEVSA, encoded by the coding sequence GTGCGCTACACCCCCTTCCGCATGGAGCGGTACCAATCGACGTACGAGCACCGAGTCCGCTACAACCTTTCCGAGAGCGGCGTGCACCCGCTGACGGTCGGCGAGCTGCTCGAGATCGCCGGGAGCGACGTCTCGGTCGCCGACATCCGTCTAGGGTACGGCCAGTCCAACGGGTCGGACGGCTTGCGTGAGCTCATCGCCAATCAGTATCAGGGCGCGACCGCGGCATCCGTGCTCGTCACAGTCGGGGGAGCCGAGGCGAACTTCACGTGCTTCTGGCACCTCTTCGAGACCGAAGGCAGCGCAGCGATCGTCCTGCCCACGTACGGTCAGGTCCCCGGGCTACTGGAGTCCTTCGGAAGCCGGCTGTCGGCGGTCAACCTTGTCGAGGAGAAGGGCTGGCAGCCCGACCTCGACGCCCTCGAGCACGCGCTGGCGGACGGAGCACGCTTCGTACTGGTGACGAACCCGAACAACCCGACCGGCGTTGCGTTGACGCGTGAGTCGATGGACGCGATCGCCGCGCTGACTCTGAAGCACGGCGCGTGGATCATGGCCGACGAGGTATACGCAGGTGCCGAGACCGGCGACGAGGAGACCCCCTCGTTCTGGGGATGCCACGACCGCGTCTTGATCACCAACTCGCTTTCGAAGGCGTACGGGCTTCCGGGGCTCAGGCTCGGCTGGATCGTCGGCCCCCCGGACCAGATCGGCGAGCTGTGGGGCCGGACCGACTACACCACGATCGCGCCGGCCAATGTCTCCGATGCCCTCGCGTGCGTCGCGCTCGAGCCACGCACGCGGGCTCGCATCCTGGAGAGGACGCGCGGAATCGTGCGAGCCAACCTGGGCCTGCTGGAGTCTTGGATGGCGGAGCAGAACGGGCGCTTCAGCTACCAACCGCCCGATGCGGGCGCGATCTGCTACACGCGCTACGATGCGCCGATCAACTCCACGGACTTCGCCGAAAAACTGCGCACCGAGAAAGACGTGCTCGTCGTGCCGGGTGACCACTTCGGTATGG
- a CDS encoding SPOR domain-containing protein, which translates to MSALNPTQVVVLLALMSLASPCWLPAQERSLRQVERLASNGRAEEARAMLLEWWETDRSDAGRGDLQLGLWLRGRLTVDPGQAARDFRQLVIEYPGGPYADLALFRLAQAAHAQGDRERARSYMTSLTRDHPGSPVREQAEAWMARASTAGPPPVLERVEAEESEDQQTADPPPEESIADPTPAVPPPSPDSAAPALTSDGRYAVQLGAFLDESRAAALFERATEAGLDVRLVRVEGSRLMHVRVGRFDSSAQASVSFQSVTALGFTAAVVRDARNEEPVRG; encoded by the coding sequence GTGAGCGCTCTGAACCCTACTCAAGTCGTCGTGCTCCTGGCGCTGATGAGTCTGGCGTCGCCCTGCTGGCTCCCGGCCCAGGAGCGCTCGCTCAGGCAAGTGGAGCGGTTGGCGAGCAACGGTCGCGCTGAAGAGGCCCGCGCGATGCTGCTCGAGTGGTGGGAAACCGACCGTTCCGACGCCGGTCGCGGGGATCTTCAGCTCGGTCTGTGGCTCCGAGGGCGGCTTACCGTCGATCCGGGGCAGGCCGCACGCGACTTCCGGCAGCTCGTCATCGAGTATCCGGGTGGGCCGTACGCCGACCTGGCACTCTTTCGGCTGGCCCAGGCCGCGCACGCCCAGGGCGACCGGGAGCGAGCCCGCAGCTACATGACGTCCCTGACGCGGGACCATCCGGGCTCGCCAGTGCGCGAGCAGGCCGAGGCGTGGATGGCCCGGGCCTCGACCGCCGGCCCGCCGCCCGTTCTCGAGCGGGTCGAGGCCGAAGAAAGCGAGGACCAGCAAACGGCGGATCCACCCCCCGAGGAGTCGATCGCCGACCCTACTCCAGCGGTCCCACCTCCTTCACCGGACTCGGCGGCGCCTGCCCTCACTTCCGACGGCCGCTATGCCGTTCAGTTGGGCGCGTTCTTGGACGAATCCCGGGCTGCGGCGCTGTTCGAGCGCGCTACAGAAGCGGGTCTGGACGTGCGCTTGGTGCGCGTGGAAGGTAGCCGTCTGATGCATGTGCGCGTTGGACGATTCGACTCATCGGCCCAGGCGAGTGTCTCTTTCCAAAGCGTGACGGCTCTAGGCTTTACCGCCGCGGTCGTACGCGACGCACGAAACGAGGAGCCCGTCCGGGGATGA
- a CDS encoding sigma-70 family RNA polymerase sigma factor, producing MARARKKEIVEAPRPGTGEAREHRQKLRDLTDSQVVQASLDGDSRAFGDLVRRYDQRLLNFIYRTIGDRERGQDLVQETFVRVYRHLHRFDQTKKFSTWIYTIASNLAKNELRNRSRNPLVLFQTIMKNWDADHRPLEWEDTQYKPDDLFRKRNLRATVEEAVKRLPEHHRIVFVLREMEGKTYDEIADITSCNLGTVKSRLNRARNNFARIIAPMID from the coding sequence GTGGCGAGAGCACGCAAAAAAGAGATCGTCGAAGCGCCTCGGCCGGGCACGGGCGAAGCGCGCGAGCACCGGCAGAAGCTGCGGGATCTCACCGATTCTCAAGTGGTTCAGGCGTCCCTCGATGGGGACTCTAGAGCGTTCGGCGACTTAGTACGCCGGTACGACCAGAGGCTCCTGAACTTCATCTACCGTACGATCGGCGACAGGGAGCGTGGCCAGGATCTCGTGCAGGAGACTTTCGTTCGGGTGTACCGGCACCTACACCGCTTCGACCAGACGAAGAAGTTTTCGACATGGATCTACACGATCGCGAGCAACCTGGCGAAGAACGAGCTGCGCAACCGGTCCCGGAATCCGCTGGTCCTATTTCAGACGATCATGAAGAACTGGGACGCGGACCATCGACCGCTGGAGTGGGAAGATACGCAGTACAAGCCGGATGATCTTTTCCGGAAGCGCAATCTCAGGGCCACGGTCGAGGAGGCCGTGAAGCGATTGCCGGAACACCACAGGATCGTGTTCGTGCTTCGTGAGATGGAAGGGAAGACGTACGACGAGATCGCGGACATCACCAGCTGTAACCTCGGGACGGTAAAGAGTCGGTTGAACCGTGCGCGGAACAACTTCGCGCGGATCATCGCTCCGATGATCGACTGA
- a CDS encoding adenylate/guanylate cyclase domain-containing protein codes for MRAIVKKRIRSTARFVAAGVVIGAIVGLLIHQIEGGVLLPHVSRGVAIGILIGSLMGIGEEWVFVGRMRWRHYVWVTALRVALYTGVIVVALVLVNGASTALTSDADLLAALESYVRGETMARDLVLAAVMAVLGTAFLEIRHLHNPGDIFNFLLGRYRFPVEESRIFLFADLADSTSIAERLGDIKYSRFIGDCYRDVAEAILAWRGQVYQYVGDEVVISWPLEKGLADAACVQCFFAMTELLASTRARYEEIYGVTPRFRAGLHGGSVVVTWVGLAKTELAFHGDALNATSRIQGLCKERGESCIVSATLMDSLTLPSHLRARSLGMAGLRGKSASMELFAIDRAAGGAD; via the coding sequence TTGCGGGCCATCGTCAAGAAGCGGATCCGCTCGACGGCCCGCTTCGTCGCGGCCGGTGTCGTGATCGGTGCCATCGTGGGCCTTCTCATCCATCAGATCGAGGGTGGCGTGCTCCTCCCGCACGTGTCGCGAGGGGTTGCGATCGGAATACTGATCGGCTCTCTCATGGGGATCGGAGAGGAGTGGGTCTTCGTGGGCAGGATGCGCTGGCGCCATTACGTGTGGGTGACGGCGCTGCGCGTCGCACTCTACACCGGAGTCATCGTCGTAGCGCTCGTTCTCGTAAACGGAGCCTCGACGGCCCTCACCTCCGACGCGGATCTGCTCGCCGCCCTGGAATCCTACGTCAGGGGCGAAACGATGGCGCGAGATCTCGTCCTGGCAGCCGTGATGGCTGTTCTCGGGACGGCGTTCCTGGAGATCCGGCACCTCCACAATCCGGGGGACATCTTCAACTTCTTGCTCGGGCGGTACCGGTTCCCCGTGGAGGAGAGCCGCATCTTCCTGTTCGCGGACCTCGCGGACTCGACCTCGATCGCAGAGCGCCTCGGCGACATCAAGTACAGCCGCTTCATCGGTGATTGCTACAGAGACGTGGCGGAAGCGATCCTCGCGTGGCGCGGGCAGGTGTATCAGTACGTCGGCGACGAGGTGGTGATCAGTTGGCCTCTGGAGAAGGGCTTGGCGGACGCGGCGTGCGTCCAGTGCTTCTTCGCGATGACCGAGCTGCTGGCGTCGACCCGAGCTCGGTACGAGGAGATCTATGGAGTGACACCCCGCTTCCGCGCAGGACTGCACGGCGGGTCGGTGGTCGTGACGTGGGTGGGGCTCGCCAAGACCGAGCTCGCGTTCCACGGCGATGCCCTCAATGCGACCTCGCGCATACAAGGCCTCTGCAAGGAGCGCGGCGAGTCGTGCATCGTCTCGGCTACTCTGATGGACAGCTTGACGCTTCCGAGCCACCTCCGCGCCCGATCTCTCGGTATGGCAGGCCTGCGCGGGAAAAGCGCATCGATGGAGCTATTCGCGATCGACCGAGCGGCCGGGGGCGCTGATTGA
- the holA gene encoding DNA polymerase III subunit delta, producing MSTSDLPPALARASGGVFYLHGEDLFSKEEAVQALIGAHLDEATRDFNLDALLGTEVDAETMASVLATPPMMAEWRVVVIRDVEGLAGSKHAREALLEVVAKPPPGLALILSCTVPQGSKAKFYRDLAKAAQSVEFKEFTEADVPGWIMERAKEAHAVDFDADAAQALGAAIGTNLGVLSQEVMKLAAFVGDRGRISVADVEAVGGRLPSQDRWRWFDLVGERRFPEAVGTLAVLMGQGESGVSLVIGLTTQFLRLGIAAESGTRELEAVLPPHQKWLAKTVARQAKQWPRHEIDAALEGLLRADRLLKASPHTDEHFVEEWLLATMVRATAA from the coding sequence GTGAGCACCTCTGACCTTCCCCCCGCGTTGGCCCGCGCTTCGGGCGGCGTGTTCTACTTGCACGGCGAGGACCTCTTCAGCAAAGAGGAGGCTGTCCAGGCGCTGATCGGAGCTCACCTCGACGAGGCGACGCGCGATTTCAACCTCGATGCCTTGCTAGGGACCGAGGTCGATGCGGAGACGATGGCGTCGGTCCTTGCGACTCCGCCCATGATGGCCGAATGGAGGGTCGTCGTAATCCGGGATGTCGAGGGTCTGGCCGGTAGCAAGCACGCCCGCGAAGCGCTTCTCGAGGTCGTCGCGAAGCCGCCACCGGGGTTGGCCCTGATCTTGAGCTGCACGGTTCCTCAGGGCTCGAAGGCGAAGTTCTACCGAGACCTGGCGAAGGCGGCACAGTCGGTGGAGTTCAAGGAGTTCACGGAAGCTGACGTGCCAGGGTGGATCATGGAGCGCGCCAAGGAGGCGCATGCGGTCGACTTCGACGCCGACGCCGCGCAGGCGCTCGGGGCTGCGATCGGCACCAATCTCGGCGTGCTTTCCCAAGAGGTGATGAAGCTCGCCGCGTTCGTCGGTGACCGGGGGCGAATATCGGTCGCCGACGTCGAGGCTGTGGGCGGGCGGCTGCCGTCCCAGGACCGATGGCGCTGGTTCGACCTCGTAGGCGAGCGGCGTTTTCCCGAGGCGGTGGGCACGCTGGCTGTGCTGATGGGCCAGGGGGAGTCGGGTGTGAGCCTCGTCATCGGCCTGACCACGCAGTTCCTCAGACTCGGCATCGCGGCCGAGAGTGGCACCCGCGAACTCGAGGCGGTACTGCCTCCCCATCAGAAGTGGTTGGCGAAGACGGTCGCCCGGCAGGCGAAGCAATGGCCGCGCCACGAGATCGACGCTGCGCTCGAGGGCCTTCTGCGCGCGGATCGACTGCTCAAAGCGAGTCCCCACACGGACGAGCACTTCGTTGAGGAGTGGCTACTCGCCACAATGGTGCGGGCAACGGCGGCGTGA
- a CDS encoding insulinase family protein, producing the protein MSRLTIPVERHNLDNGLKIVLSQDRTVPVVAVNLWYGVGSRNETTGKTGFAHLFEHMMFQGSAHVPKNKHFELIERAGGTLNASTWFDRTNYFETVPSHDLELALWLESDRMGWMVQAMDQEKLDNQRDVVKNEKRQRYDNQPYGDWDERLQALVYPESHPYHHPVIGSMEDIDAATLDDVASFFRTFYVPNNAVITIAGDFDRNGVLELLNGYFGEIEPGEPIPPLPGDPLIDPLIGETVREHVLADVPLPRVIMAFRIPPYSSADFAVAEVSRGLLGMGRASRLYRRLVRERRVAKSVVTFAFPLLTGASMLLAWATGYPGASPEELEAALAEEIEGLAEAEDHEVERAIALTETDLVRGLERVSERADLLSMFELYFDDPDRLNRELDRLRAVTVDEIRAFAKERLGPDNRAVLTYEPKAPA; encoded by the coding sequence GTGAGCAGACTCACGATTCCGGTCGAACGCCACAACTTGGACAACGGCCTCAAGATCGTGCTTTCGCAGGATCGCACCGTGCCGGTCGTCGCCGTAAACCTTTGGTACGGGGTCGGTTCCCGGAACGAAACAACGGGCAAGACCGGCTTCGCCCACCTCTTCGAGCACATGATGTTCCAGGGCTCGGCCCACGTGCCCAAGAACAAGCACTTCGAGTTGATCGAGCGCGCCGGGGGCACCCTGAATGCTTCGACGTGGTTCGACCGCACGAACTACTTCGAGACCGTGCCGTCGCACGACCTGGAGCTCGCGCTCTGGCTCGAGTCGGATCGCATGGGCTGGATGGTCCAGGCCATGGATCAGGAGAAGCTCGACAACCAGCGCGACGTGGTGAAGAACGAGAAGCGCCAGCGCTACGACAATCAGCCGTACGGCGATTGGGACGAGCGGCTGCAGGCGTTGGTGTACCCCGAGTCGCACCCTTATCACCACCCGGTCATCGGGTCGATGGAGGACATCGACGCCGCGACGCTCGACGACGTGGCTTCATTTTTTCGGACGTTCTACGTGCCGAACAACGCCGTGATCACGATCGCGGGCGACTTCGACCGCAATGGCGTGCTCGAGCTCCTGAACGGGTATTTCGGCGAAATCGAGCCCGGGGAGCCGATTCCACCCCTGCCCGGCGACCCGCTCATCGATCCGCTGATCGGCGAAACGGTCCGCGAGCACGTTCTGGCCGACGTGCCGCTTCCGCGCGTGATCATGGCGTTCCGGATCCCGCCGTACTCCTCCGCCGACTTCGCCGTGGCGGAGGTGTCGAGAGGGCTGCTCGGCATGGGACGCGCGTCCCGACTGTACAGGCGGCTGGTGCGCGAGCGGCGCGTCGCGAAGAGTGTGGTGACCTTCGCGTTCCCGCTGCTCACCGGTGCGTCGATGCTGCTCGCGTGGGCGACCGGATACCCGGGGGCTTCCCCCGAAGAGTTGGAGGCGGCGCTGGCTGAGGAGATCGAGGGACTCGCCGAAGCCGAGGATCACGAGGTTGAGCGCGCGATCGCGTTGACCGAGACCGATCTCGTGCGTGGGCTCGAACGCGTGAGCGAGCGCGCCGACTTGCTCTCGATGTTCGAGCTGTACTTCGACGACCCGGACCGGCTCAACCGGGAGTTGGACAGACTGCGCGCCGTCACCGTGGACGAGATCCGAGCGTTTGCGAAAGAGCGACTCGGCCCCGACAACCGCGCGGTGCTGACCTATGAGCCGAAGGCGCCGGCATGA